A DNA window from Hordeum vulgare subsp. vulgare chromosome 1H, MorexV3_pseudomolecules_assembly, whole genome shotgun sequence contains the following coding sequences:
- the LOC123442502 gene encoding protein NRT1/ PTR FAMILY 3.1-like, whose product MATTPVGRDGDGNRKRRKQQGGFKTMPFILVNEVCDRFATAGFGANLITYLTQQLHLPLVEASNTLTNFGGTSSLTPILGALAADSFAGRFWTIVAGSVFYQLGMAGLVVSALLPSLRPGPCSPPETPCRRANGLQLAVLYVSLLCTSLGSGGIRPCVVAFGADQFEQQEQQQDGGGGGTEAVAGQKRQYFNLYFFTMGLAVLLALTVVVYIQENVGWGWGFGIPAIGMLVSIVVFVIGYPLYVRLKPGGSPFTRLAQVVAAAYKKRRAALPEDPRMLYHDKELDALISTNGRLLHTNQLTFLDRAAIVMAGDTAGSGKLDLWRLSTVHRVEELKSIVRMLPIWSAGILLVTAGSHNSSFTIQQARTMDRHVTQHFQIPPATMSIFTTTAMLVTLGLYDRAVVPLARRFTGLPSGITYFQRMAVGLAISILGVATAALVEAKRRGVAADHGLLDAPATVVPMSVFWLVPQYAIHGVAEGFSSVGHMEFLYDQAPESMRSTAAALFWLSASLGSYMGTVLVTAVQSATRGSGDWLQDNINRGRLDAYYWLVTCLMVLNLGYYLICFHFYTMKPLELAEDGDHHKECELPSIHKNGNGGAASGLV is encoded by the exons ATGGCGACCACACCGGTGGGCAGGGACGGAGATGGGAACCGGAAGAGGAGGAAGCAGCAGGGTGGCTTCAAGACCATGCCGTTCATACTAG TGAACGAGGTGTGCGACCGGTTCGCGACGGCCGGCTTCGGCGCGAACCTCATCACGTACCTGACGCAGCAGCTGCACCTGCCGCTGGTGGAGGCGTCCAACACGCTCACCAACTTCGGTGGCACGTCCAGCCTGACGCCCATCCTCGGCGCGCTCGCCGCCGACTCCTTCGCCGGCCGCTTCTGGACCATCGTCGCCGGCTCCGTCTTCTACCAGCTCGGCATGGCCGGCCTCGTGGTGTCCGCGCTGCTCCCGTCCCTCCGCCCCGGGCCCTGCTCCCCTCCCGAGACCCCGTGCCGCCGCGCCAACGGGCTGCAGCTCGCCGTGCTCTACGTCTCGCTGCTGTGCACGTCCCTCGGCTCCGGCGGCATCCGGCCGTGCGTGGTGGCCTTTGGCGCCGACCAGTTCGAGCAGCAGGAGCAACAGCaggatggtggtggtggaggcacGGAGGCTGTGGCTGGGCAGAAGCGGCAgtacttcaacctctacttcttcACCATGGGGTTGGCCGTGCTGCTGGCGCTGACGGTGGTGGTGTACATCCAGGAGAACGTGGGGTGGGGATGGGGGTTCGGGATACCGGCCATCGGCATGCTGGTCTCCATCGTGGTGTTCGTGATCGGGTACCCGCTCTACGTCCGGCTCAAGCCGGGGGGCAGCCCGTTCACGCGGCTGGCGCAGGTCGTCGCCGCCGCCTACAAGAAGCGCCGCGCCGCGCTGCCGGAGGACCCCCGCATGCTCTACCACGACAAGGAGCTCGACGCGCTCATCTCCACCAACGGCAGGCTCCTGCACACCAACCAGCTCAC GTTCTTGGACCGGGCGGCGATCGTGATGGCGGGGGACACCGCCGGGTCCGGCAAGCTGGACCTGTGGCGGCTGTCGACGGTGCACCGCGTGGAGGAGCTCAAGTCCATCGTCCGCATGCTGCCCATCTGGTCGGCCGGCATCCTGCTCGTCACCGCCGGCTCGCACAACAGCAGCTTCACCATCCAGCAGGCGCGCACCATGGACCGCCACGTGACCCAGCATTTCCAGATCCCGCCGGCCACCATGTCCATCTTCACCACCACCGCGATGCTCGTCACCCTGGGCCTCTACGACCGCGCCGTCGTGCCCCTGGCGCGCCGCTTCACGGGCCTACCGTCCGGGATCACCTACTTCCAGCGCATGGCCGTCGGGCTGGCCATCTCCATCCTCGGCGTCGCCACGGCGGCGCTCGTTGAGGCCAAGCGGCGGGGCGTCGCCGCCGACCACGGGCTCCTGGACGCCCCGGCCACCGTCGTGCCGATGAGCGTGTTCTGGCTTGTGCCGCAGTACGCCATCCACGGGGTGGCGGAGGGGTTCTCGTCCGTGGGGCACATGGAGTTCCTGTACGACCAGGCGCCGGAGAGCATGCGCAGCACCGCCGCCGCGCTCTTCTGGCTCTCGGCCTCCCTCGGCAGCTACATGGGCACGGTGCTCGTGACGGCGGTGCAGAGCGCCACGCGGGGCAGCGGCGACTGGCTCCAGGACAACATCAACCGGGGCAGGCTGGACGCCTACTACTGGCTCGTCACCTGCCTCATGGTGCTCAACCTTGGCTACTACCTCATCTGCTTCCATTTCTACACCATGAAGCCATTGGAGTTGGCGGAAGACGGTGACCACCACAAGGAGTGCGAGCTGCCCTCCATCCACAAAAATGGCAACGGCGGCGCCGCCAGCGGCTTGGTATAA